From one Musa acuminata AAA Group cultivar baxijiao chromosome BXJ2-6, Cavendish_Baxijiao_AAA, whole genome shotgun sequence genomic stretch:
- the LOC135614266 gene encoding uncharacterized protein LOC135614266 — protein sequence MDTTLRPFHRRERERGMQTVSGGHVFSVLVTGPTQSPTPNAAQRRSLLRRLARHTAPAPRPAWRAISRAPPVTPSAGAEALLCPCRLCVGKRRLLLLGASTALLPVLPSTSLASGLSSDPAATVERIHPPRPDWYEEIYAQAMEKSMRSYEAEVATYKEKLFPQLTGKVEKVLELGIGTGPNLKYYVGAGDRYVIGVDPNKQMEKYARASAEAAGLQSTNFSFIRGVGEALDVRDNTMDAVIGTLVLCSVSDVAMTLREVKRVLKPGGLYVFIEHVAARDGSLLRFMQGLVDPLQQFVSDGCHLTRETGKQISEAGFSRVSLQAAFLRTVPLFSPHVYGIAYK from the exons ATGGACACCACTCTTCGACCCTTTcatcgcagagagagagagagaggaatgcaGACGGTTAGCGGCGGCCATGTTTTCTCTGTACTCGTCACCGGTCCAACCCAATCCCCGACGCCAAACGCCGCCCAGAGGAGGAGCCTCTTGCGGCGGCTCGCGCGACACACCGCCCCTGCTCCACGCCCTGCCTGGAGAGCCATATCTCGAGCTCCTCCAGTCACGCCGTCCGCCGGAGCAGAAGCCCTACTCTGCCCGTGCCGCCTTTGCGTCGGCAAGAGGCGCCTCCTCCTCCTGGGAGCTTCGACGGCGTTGCTGCCCGTTCTTCCCTCCACCTCCCTCGCCTCGGGCCTCTCTTCGGATCCAGCC GCAACCGTCGAGAGGATTCATCCTCCGAGGCCGGATTGGTATGAGGAGATCTACGCCCAAGCCATGGAGAAGAGCATGAGAAGCTACGAAGCTGAG GTTGCAACATACAAGGAAAAGCTCTTTCCTCAATTGACAGGAAAAGTTGAAAAAGTGCTAGAACTAGGCATTGGCACTGGTCCTAATCTCAAGTATTATGTTGGTGCTGGTGATCGCTACGTCATCGGTGTGGATCCTAATAAACAGATGGAGAAATATGCGCGAGCATCAGCAGAAGCTGCTGGGCTGCAATCAACAAATTTCAGCTTCATTAGAGGG GTCGGAGAAGCTTTAGATGTAAGGGATAATACCATGGATGCTGTGATTGGGACTCTGGTATTATGTTCTGTCAGCGATGTCGCGATGACACTAAGAG AAGTAAAAAGAGTATTGAAGCCTGGCGGTCTCTACGTCTTCATCGAACATGTTGCAGCACGAG ATGGTTCGCTGCTTCGGTTCATGCAAGGACTTGTTGATCCTCTGCAGCAGTTTGTTTCCGATGGGTGTCATCTCACAAGGGAAACAGGGAAGCAGATTTCTGAAGCTGGCTTCTCCAGAGTCAGCCTTCAAGCTGCGTTCCTGCGGACGGTTCCTCTCTTTAGCCCTCATGTCTACGGAATTGCTTATAAATAG